The candidate division WOR-3 bacterium genome contains a region encoding:
- the nadC gene encoding carboxylating nicotinate-nucleotide diphosphorylase has product MEKILVEFTNQEIRSIVSIALQEDIGTGDLTTDAVINEDFPAYSVIVTRENGVVAGLEFAKEAFRILDPLCSFEDMKTDGDKIKKGDVLIGIRGKIKAILKGERVALNYLQRMSGIASVTAEFVELTSGKTKILDTRKTYPGMRKIEKYSVLKGGGENHRSGLYDQVIIKDNHIAACGSDLSKAIERVKNLYPMKFVEVEVVGFEQIPIALKAGVNRIMLDNMELGDIEKAVKIIDGKCEIEVSGNMDENKIAAVSALGVDYISVGKLTHSYKSLDIALDIVKKGAKNG; this is encoded by the coding sequence ATGGAGAAAATACTGGTAGAGTTCACAAATCAAGAAATCCGTTCTATTGTCTCAATCGCTCTTCAGGAGGATATTGGAACAGGCGATTTGACGACCGACGCCGTGATAAACGAAGACTTTCCAGCATACTCGGTCATAGTGACTCGAGAAAATGGAGTTGTTGCCGGCTTGGAATTTGCCAAGGAGGCTTTCAGAATTCTCGATCCGCTTTGTTCTTTTGAAGACATGAAAACAGACGGCGATAAAATAAAAAAAGGAGATGTTTTAATCGGAATCAGAGGGAAAATTAAAGCTATTTTAAAAGGTGAGAGAGTTGCGCTGAACTATCTCCAGAGGATGTCAGGAATAGCGTCTGTCACCGCGGAATTCGTTGAATTGACTTCAGGAAAGACGAAAATTCTCGACACAAGAAAAACTTATCCCGGTATGAGAAAAATTGAGAAATACAGCGTCCTTAAAGGAGGGGGAGAAAATCACAGATCGGGTCTTTACGATCAGGTGATTATAAAAGACAACCACATAGCTGCATGCGGATCCGACCTTTCAAAAGCGATCGAAAGGGTGAAAAATCTTTATCCCATGAAGTTTGTCGAAGTTGAAGTAGTCGGTTTTGAGCAGATCCCGATCGCTTTAAAAGCCGGTGTAAACAGGATTATGCTGGACAATATGGAATTGGGGGATATCGAAAAAGCCGTGAAAATTATTGACGGCAAATGCGAAATAGAAGTCTCGGGTAATATGGACGAGAATAAAATAGCCGCGGTCTCGGCTTTAGGAGTGGATTATATTTCCGTGGGCAAGCTGACTCATTCCTATAAATCGCTTGATATAGCCCT